A genomic window from Nicotiana sylvestris chromosome 11, ASM39365v2, whole genome shotgun sequence includes:
- the LOC104228844 gene encoding uncharacterized protein — protein sequence MATWGAFWGTRVMEIVKKHDSGGLVWKRIKLTPTRKANAKKRLRRVWQNEAVLRACSEPPPSETTEVDAGQISNVQLKTSKS from the exons ATGGCGACATGGGGTGCGTTTTGGGGAACAAGGGTAATGGAAATAGTGAAGAAGCATGATTCCGGCGGGCTTGTTTGGAAAAGAATAAAGCTCACTCCTACTCGCAAAGCTAATGCCAAGAAACGTCTTCGCCGTGTTTGGCAG AATGAAGCTGTCTTGAGAGCATGTTCTGAACCACCTCCATCCGAAACTACAGAGGTAGATGCTGGACAAATAAGTAATGTGCAATTAAAAACCAGTAAGAGTTAG